The Drosophila bipectinata strain 14024-0381.07 chromosome 2L, DbipHiC1v2, whole genome shotgun sequence genome has a segment encoding these proteins:
- the qtc gene encoding protein quick-to-court isoform X1, with protein MMTSLQQETSLPAALADKEPQEEQCAASTTPTRIPHRAVAPFQRSASMRLRGNPSEVVRRVEHSPAGGGGFSSRAKLTAIPSSTLNPRSQSVYLKRNRSWSNLGHKTEQEPEVDNALCSAATHCLSLAEDMDAPSPGIKMANGKPRNLSLKLNGGSDISSSISGTCTGVVGHTGSNKGTPRTPQTPLSKPTATVPAGGGGGGGVAAAVAVTETSHTCIRQGNCVKANGKLSTLHESKVSPKTPPVTPDSPSTYLDDDLDSMYSFATTTSGRSTMSCEHPYVARNGTTFSGRKMKYVVHCSNHAGQVGPDYLTPTQRAQRQIRRLKELLSIARQDLEQKDTEILRLTREVVELRLFKASLSSPEERSASSDAVTVREAELKTSQDVSPIVDMVDEGQAKGSPHHLLRQQQSNRENQQLQAMQMSAEMQSSYADSGHFEDLTMSSVHSKDSQTQSEAGGSTTPDGEAEVGACGAGDGVSNLENYELQRQELIRMYEHRIEELIRSQDSSTSDLKRSHNDKVEALLQKLAECNSRYSDMVPDYEQAKQRIRELEKQLEDLQRKLMEHEEKQNKMYLHMYQQGQEAERITRADQALELAQRQPENKVSINELLHQLQSTQDELENIRASECRMRECGSNNALLTAKEAISLWVLGARKTIYRRLLEAQKNRTHVDPEVTLQFLKSAIFYFLTDKENSQGHLQAIESILEFTDAEKLKISAARSPKLHSKVGKTMSKYLVQAKFHFLTLRPKISQRF; from the exons ATGATGACGTCGCTGCAGCAGGAGACGTCATTGCCCGCTGCTTTGGCTGACAAGGAGCCGCAGGAGGAACAATGTGCCGCATCCACAACACCTACACGAATTCCACATCGCGCCGTGGCTCCGTTCCAGCGTTCCGCTTCGATGCGCCTGCGCGGGAACCCATCGGAGGTAGTTCGGAGAGTCGAGCACAGTCCAGCCGGCGGAGGAGGATTCAGTTCGCGCGCCAAGCTCACGGCGATCCCATCATCAACGCTTAACCCGCGCTCCCAGTCGGTTTATCTTAAACGTAATCGCAGCTGGAGCAATTTAGGCCACAAGACGGAGCAGGAACCGGAAGTAGATAATGCATTATGCAGTGCCGCCACCCATTGTCTATCCCTAGCTGAGGATATGGATGCACCGTCtccgggtataaaaatggcCAACGGCAAGCCGCGAAATCTG TCTCTCAAGTTGAACGGCGGGAGtgacatcagcagcagcatcagtgGCACCTGTACAGGTGTAGTAGGGCACACTGGCAGCAACAAAGGCACCCCCAGGACGCCCCAGACACCGCTGAGCAAGCCGACGGCAACCGTACCAGCaggaggcggcggcggaggaggagtagcagcagcagtagcagttACAGAGACCTCTCACACGTGCATCCGTCAGGGGAACTGCGTCAAGGCCAACGGAAAGCTGTCCACACTGCACGAGTCCAAGGTTTCGCCAAAAACGCCCCCGGTGACCCCGGATTCGCCCAGTACCTATCTGGATGATGATCTAGACTCCATGTACTCGTTCGCAACCACCACCTCGGGGCGCTCCACGATGTCCTGTGAGCATCCCTATGTGGCCAG AAACGGCACCACCTTCAGTGGTCGTAAGATGAAATACGTGGTGCACTGCTCCAACCACGCGGGTCAGGTGGGACCCGACTATCTCACGCCCACTCAGCGGGCGCAGCGTCAGATTCGGCGGCTCAAGGAGCTCCTGAGCATCGCTCGCCAGGATCTGGAGCAGAAGGATACGGAGATCCTACGGTTGACCCGCGAGGTGGTAGAGCTGCGCCTTTTCAAGGCATCTCTGAGCTCGCCCGAGGAGCGATCCGCCTCATCTGATGCGGTCACGGTGCGCGAGGCGGAACTGAAAACATCGCAGGATGTGTCACCCATCGTCGACATGGTGGACGAGGGCCAGGCCAAGGGCAGTCCCCATCATCTCCTGCGCCAGCAGCAATCGAACAGGGAGAACCAGCAACTGCAGGCCATGCAGATGTCGGCGGAGATGCAGAGCTCGTACGCGGATTCCGGCCACTTTGAGGACCTCACCATGTCCTCGGTGCACTCGAAGGACTCGCAGACCCAGAGTGAAGCGGGCGGCTCTACGACACCGGATGGCGAAGCGGAGGTCGGAGCCTGCGGCGCTGGCGATGGAGTCAGCAATCTGGAGAACTATGAACTGCAGCGCCAGGAGCTTATCCGCATGTACGAACATCGCATCGAGGAACTCATACGCAGTCAGGATAGCAGTACCAGCGATCTGAAGCGCTCCCACAACGACAAGGTGGAGGCGCTGCTCCAGAAGCTGGCGGAATGCAACTCCCGGTACTCGGACATGGTTCCCGACTATGAGCAGGCCAAGCAGCGGATCAGGGAGCTGGAGAAGCAGCTGGAGGATCTGCAGCGGAAGCTAATGGAGCACGAGGAGAAGCAGAACAAGATGTACCTGCACATGTATCAGCAGGGGCAAGAGGCGGAGCGCATAACAAGGGCTGATCAG GCCCTGGAACTGGCACAACGCCAGCCGGAGAACAAGGTGTCGATCAATGAGCTCCTCCACCAGCTGCAGAGCACCCAGGACGAATTGGAGAACATACGC GCATCAGAGTGTAGAATGAGGGAGTGCGGCAGTAACAATGCTCTCCTTACGGCAAAGGAGGCGATTTCTTTGTGGGTACTTGGCGCGCGTAAG ACCATCTATCGTCGCTTGCTGGAGGCCCAGAAAAATCGCACCCACGTCGATCCGGAGGTAACGCTGCAATTCCTGAAGAGCGCTATTTTCTACTTCTTAACGGATAAGGAGAACTCCCAGGGTCACCTGCAGGCCATCGAAAGCATCCTGGAGTTCACGGACGCCGAGAAGCTGAAGATAAGTGCTGCCCGTTCGCCAAA ATTGCACTCTAAAGTCGGCAAAACGATGTCGAAGTATTTAGTTCAGgctaaattccattttttgacTCTTCGTCCCAAGATAAGCCAGCGGTTTTAa
- the qtc gene encoding protein quick-to-court isoform X2, with protein sequence MMTSLQQETSLPAALADKEPQEEQCAASTTPTRIPHRAVAPFQRSASMRLRGNPSEVVRRVEHSPAGGGGFSSRAKLTAIPSSTLNPRSQSVYLKRNRSWSNLGHKTEQEPEVDNALCSAATHCLSLAEDMDAPSPGIKMANGKPRNLSLKLNGGSDISSSISGTCTGVVGHTGSNKGTPRTPQTPLSKPTATVPAGGGGGGGVAAAVAVTETSHTCIRQGNCVKANGKLSTLHESKVSPKTPPVTPDSPSTYLDDDLDSMYSFATTTSGRSTMSCEHPYVARNGTTFSGRKMKYVVHCSNHAGQVGPDYLTPTQRAQRQIRRLKELLSIARQDLEQKDTEILRLTREVVELRLFKASLSSPEERSASSDAVTVREAELKTSQDVSPIVDMVDEGQAKGSPHHLLRQQQSNRENQQLQAMQMSAEMQSSYADSGHFEDLTMSSVHSKDSQTQSEAGGSTTPDGEAEVGACGAGDGVSNLENYELQRQELIRMYEHRIEELIRSQDSSTSDLKRSHNDKVEALLQKLAECNSRYSDMVPDYEQAKQRIRELEKQLEDLQRKLMEHEEKQNKMYLHMYQQGQEAERITRADQALELAQRQPENKVSINELLHQLQSTQDELENIRTIYRRLLEAQKNRTHVDPEVTLQFLKSAIFYFLTDKENSQGHLQAIESILEFTDAEKLKISAARSPKLHSKVGKTMSKYLVQAKFHFLTLRPKISQRF encoded by the exons ATGATGACGTCGCTGCAGCAGGAGACGTCATTGCCCGCTGCTTTGGCTGACAAGGAGCCGCAGGAGGAACAATGTGCCGCATCCACAACACCTACACGAATTCCACATCGCGCCGTGGCTCCGTTCCAGCGTTCCGCTTCGATGCGCCTGCGCGGGAACCCATCGGAGGTAGTTCGGAGAGTCGAGCACAGTCCAGCCGGCGGAGGAGGATTCAGTTCGCGCGCCAAGCTCACGGCGATCCCATCATCAACGCTTAACCCGCGCTCCCAGTCGGTTTATCTTAAACGTAATCGCAGCTGGAGCAATTTAGGCCACAAGACGGAGCAGGAACCGGAAGTAGATAATGCATTATGCAGTGCCGCCACCCATTGTCTATCCCTAGCTGAGGATATGGATGCACCGTCtccgggtataaaaatggcCAACGGCAAGCCGCGAAATCTG TCTCTCAAGTTGAACGGCGGGAGtgacatcagcagcagcatcagtgGCACCTGTACAGGTGTAGTAGGGCACACTGGCAGCAACAAAGGCACCCCCAGGACGCCCCAGACACCGCTGAGCAAGCCGACGGCAACCGTACCAGCaggaggcggcggcggaggaggagtagcagcagcagtagcagttACAGAGACCTCTCACACGTGCATCCGTCAGGGGAACTGCGTCAAGGCCAACGGAAAGCTGTCCACACTGCACGAGTCCAAGGTTTCGCCAAAAACGCCCCCGGTGACCCCGGATTCGCCCAGTACCTATCTGGATGATGATCTAGACTCCATGTACTCGTTCGCAACCACCACCTCGGGGCGCTCCACGATGTCCTGTGAGCATCCCTATGTGGCCAG AAACGGCACCACCTTCAGTGGTCGTAAGATGAAATACGTGGTGCACTGCTCCAACCACGCGGGTCAGGTGGGACCCGACTATCTCACGCCCACTCAGCGGGCGCAGCGTCAGATTCGGCGGCTCAAGGAGCTCCTGAGCATCGCTCGCCAGGATCTGGAGCAGAAGGATACGGAGATCCTACGGTTGACCCGCGAGGTGGTAGAGCTGCGCCTTTTCAAGGCATCTCTGAGCTCGCCCGAGGAGCGATCCGCCTCATCTGATGCGGTCACGGTGCGCGAGGCGGAACTGAAAACATCGCAGGATGTGTCACCCATCGTCGACATGGTGGACGAGGGCCAGGCCAAGGGCAGTCCCCATCATCTCCTGCGCCAGCAGCAATCGAACAGGGAGAACCAGCAACTGCAGGCCATGCAGATGTCGGCGGAGATGCAGAGCTCGTACGCGGATTCCGGCCACTTTGAGGACCTCACCATGTCCTCGGTGCACTCGAAGGACTCGCAGACCCAGAGTGAAGCGGGCGGCTCTACGACACCGGATGGCGAAGCGGAGGTCGGAGCCTGCGGCGCTGGCGATGGAGTCAGCAATCTGGAGAACTATGAACTGCAGCGCCAGGAGCTTATCCGCATGTACGAACATCGCATCGAGGAACTCATACGCAGTCAGGATAGCAGTACCAGCGATCTGAAGCGCTCCCACAACGACAAGGTGGAGGCGCTGCTCCAGAAGCTGGCGGAATGCAACTCCCGGTACTCGGACATGGTTCCCGACTATGAGCAGGCCAAGCAGCGGATCAGGGAGCTGGAGAAGCAGCTGGAGGATCTGCAGCGGAAGCTAATGGAGCACGAGGAGAAGCAGAACAAGATGTACCTGCACATGTATCAGCAGGGGCAAGAGGCGGAGCGCATAACAAGGGCTGATCAG GCCCTGGAACTGGCACAACGCCAGCCGGAGAACAAGGTGTCGATCAATGAGCTCCTCCACCAGCTGCAGAGCACCCAGGACGAATTGGAGAACATACGC ACCATCTATCGTCGCTTGCTGGAGGCCCAGAAAAATCGCACCCACGTCGATCCGGAGGTAACGCTGCAATTCCTGAAGAGCGCTATTTTCTACTTCTTAACGGATAAGGAGAACTCCCAGGGTCACCTGCAGGCCATCGAAAGCATCCTGGAGTTCACGGACGCCGAGAAGCTGAAGATAAGTGCTGCCCGTTCGCCAAA ATTGCACTCTAAAGTCGGCAAAACGATGTCGAAGTATTTAGTTCAGgctaaattccattttttgacTCTTCGTCCCAAGATAAGCCAGCGGTTTTAa
- the qtc gene encoding protein quick-to-court isoform X5: MSLKLNGGSDISSSISGTCTGVVGHTGSNKGTPRTPQTPLSKPTATVPAGGGGGGGVAAAVAVTETSHTCIRQGNCVKANGKLSTLHESKVSPKTPPVTPDSPSTYLDDDLDSMYSFATTTSGRSTMSCEHPYVARNGTTFSGRKMKYVVHCSNHAGQVGPDYLTPTQRAQRQIRRLKELLSIARQDLEQKDTEILRLTREVVELRLFKASLSSPEERSASSDAVTVREAELKTSQDVSPIVDMVDEGQAKGSPHHLLRQQQSNRENQQLQAMQMSAEMQSSYADSGHFEDLTMSSVHSKDSQTQSEAGGSTTPDGEAEVGACGAGDGVSNLENYELQRQELIRMYEHRIEELIRSQDSSTSDLKRSHNDKVEALLQKLAECNSRYSDMVPDYEQAKQRIRELEKQLEDLQRKLMEHEEKQNKMYLHMYQQGQEAERITRADQALELAQRQPENKVSINELLHQLQSTQDELENIRASECRMRECGSNNALLTAKEAISLWVLGARKTIYRRLLEAQKNRTHVDPEVTLQFLKSAIFYFLTDKENSQGHLQAIESILEFTDAEKLKISAARSPKLHSKVGKTMSKYLVQAKFHFLTLRPKISQRF, translated from the exons ATG TCTCTCAAGTTGAACGGCGGGAGtgacatcagcagcagcatcagtgGCACCTGTACAGGTGTAGTAGGGCACACTGGCAGCAACAAAGGCACCCCCAGGACGCCCCAGACACCGCTGAGCAAGCCGACGGCAACCGTACCAGCaggaggcggcggcggaggaggagtagcagcagcagtagcagttACAGAGACCTCTCACACGTGCATCCGTCAGGGGAACTGCGTCAAGGCCAACGGAAAGCTGTCCACACTGCACGAGTCCAAGGTTTCGCCAAAAACGCCCCCGGTGACCCCGGATTCGCCCAGTACCTATCTGGATGATGATCTAGACTCCATGTACTCGTTCGCAACCACCACCTCGGGGCGCTCCACGATGTCCTGTGAGCATCCCTATGTGGCCAG AAACGGCACCACCTTCAGTGGTCGTAAGATGAAATACGTGGTGCACTGCTCCAACCACGCGGGTCAGGTGGGACCCGACTATCTCACGCCCACTCAGCGGGCGCAGCGTCAGATTCGGCGGCTCAAGGAGCTCCTGAGCATCGCTCGCCAGGATCTGGAGCAGAAGGATACGGAGATCCTACGGTTGACCCGCGAGGTGGTAGAGCTGCGCCTTTTCAAGGCATCTCTGAGCTCGCCCGAGGAGCGATCCGCCTCATCTGATGCGGTCACGGTGCGCGAGGCGGAACTGAAAACATCGCAGGATGTGTCACCCATCGTCGACATGGTGGACGAGGGCCAGGCCAAGGGCAGTCCCCATCATCTCCTGCGCCAGCAGCAATCGAACAGGGAGAACCAGCAACTGCAGGCCATGCAGATGTCGGCGGAGATGCAGAGCTCGTACGCGGATTCCGGCCACTTTGAGGACCTCACCATGTCCTCGGTGCACTCGAAGGACTCGCAGACCCAGAGTGAAGCGGGCGGCTCTACGACACCGGATGGCGAAGCGGAGGTCGGAGCCTGCGGCGCTGGCGATGGAGTCAGCAATCTGGAGAACTATGAACTGCAGCGCCAGGAGCTTATCCGCATGTACGAACATCGCATCGAGGAACTCATACGCAGTCAGGATAGCAGTACCAGCGATCTGAAGCGCTCCCACAACGACAAGGTGGAGGCGCTGCTCCAGAAGCTGGCGGAATGCAACTCCCGGTACTCGGACATGGTTCCCGACTATGAGCAGGCCAAGCAGCGGATCAGGGAGCTGGAGAAGCAGCTGGAGGATCTGCAGCGGAAGCTAATGGAGCACGAGGAGAAGCAGAACAAGATGTACCTGCACATGTATCAGCAGGGGCAAGAGGCGGAGCGCATAACAAGGGCTGATCAG GCCCTGGAACTGGCACAACGCCAGCCGGAGAACAAGGTGTCGATCAATGAGCTCCTCCACCAGCTGCAGAGCACCCAGGACGAATTGGAGAACATACGC GCATCAGAGTGTAGAATGAGGGAGTGCGGCAGTAACAATGCTCTCCTTACGGCAAAGGAGGCGATTTCTTTGTGGGTACTTGGCGCGCGTAAG ACCATCTATCGTCGCTTGCTGGAGGCCCAGAAAAATCGCACCCACGTCGATCCGGAGGTAACGCTGCAATTCCTGAAGAGCGCTATTTTCTACTTCTTAACGGATAAGGAGAACTCCCAGGGTCACCTGCAGGCCATCGAAAGCATCCTGGAGTTCACGGACGCCGAGAAGCTGAAGATAAGTGCTGCCCGTTCGCCAAA ATTGCACTCTAAAGTCGGCAAAACGATGTCGAAGTATTTAGTTCAGgctaaattccattttttgacTCTTCGTCCCAAGATAAGCCAGCGGTTTTAa
- the qtc gene encoding protein quick-to-court isoform X3 has product MASVFTDFLKHFGTFWQKKKYSVKNLNILNRDQNNGTLIPQSLKLNGGSDISSSISGTCTGVVGHTGSNKGTPRTPQTPLSKPTATVPAGGGGGGGVAAAVAVTETSHTCIRQGNCVKANGKLSTLHESKVSPKTPPVTPDSPSTYLDDDLDSMYSFATTTSGRSTMSCEHPYVARNGTTFSGRKMKYVVHCSNHAGQVGPDYLTPTQRAQRQIRRLKELLSIARQDLEQKDTEILRLTREVVELRLFKASLSSPEERSASSDAVTVREAELKTSQDVSPIVDMVDEGQAKGSPHHLLRQQQSNRENQQLQAMQMSAEMQSSYADSGHFEDLTMSSVHSKDSQTQSEAGGSTTPDGEAEVGACGAGDGVSNLENYELQRQELIRMYEHRIEELIRSQDSSTSDLKRSHNDKVEALLQKLAECNSRYSDMVPDYEQAKQRIRELEKQLEDLQRKLMEHEEKQNKMYLHMYQQGQEAERITRADQALELAQRQPENKVSINELLHQLQSTQDELENIRASECRMRECGSNNALLTAKEAISLWVLGARKTIYRRLLEAQKNRTHVDPEVTLQFLKSAIFYFLTDKENSQGHLQAIESILEFTDAEKLKISAARSPKLHSKVGKTMSKYLVQAKFHFLTLRPKISQRF; this is encoded by the exons ATGGCAAGTGTTTTTACcgattttttgaaacattttggaactttttggcaaaagaagaagtattctgttaaaaatttgaatataCTCAATAGAGACCAGAATAATGGAACCCTTATACCACAA TCTCTCAAGTTGAACGGCGGGAGtgacatcagcagcagcatcagtgGCACCTGTACAGGTGTAGTAGGGCACACTGGCAGCAACAAAGGCACCCCCAGGACGCCCCAGACACCGCTGAGCAAGCCGACGGCAACCGTACCAGCaggaggcggcggcggaggaggagtagcagcagcagtagcagttACAGAGACCTCTCACACGTGCATCCGTCAGGGGAACTGCGTCAAGGCCAACGGAAAGCTGTCCACACTGCACGAGTCCAAGGTTTCGCCAAAAACGCCCCCGGTGACCCCGGATTCGCCCAGTACCTATCTGGATGATGATCTAGACTCCATGTACTCGTTCGCAACCACCACCTCGGGGCGCTCCACGATGTCCTGTGAGCATCCCTATGTGGCCAG AAACGGCACCACCTTCAGTGGTCGTAAGATGAAATACGTGGTGCACTGCTCCAACCACGCGGGTCAGGTGGGACCCGACTATCTCACGCCCACTCAGCGGGCGCAGCGTCAGATTCGGCGGCTCAAGGAGCTCCTGAGCATCGCTCGCCAGGATCTGGAGCAGAAGGATACGGAGATCCTACGGTTGACCCGCGAGGTGGTAGAGCTGCGCCTTTTCAAGGCATCTCTGAGCTCGCCCGAGGAGCGATCCGCCTCATCTGATGCGGTCACGGTGCGCGAGGCGGAACTGAAAACATCGCAGGATGTGTCACCCATCGTCGACATGGTGGACGAGGGCCAGGCCAAGGGCAGTCCCCATCATCTCCTGCGCCAGCAGCAATCGAACAGGGAGAACCAGCAACTGCAGGCCATGCAGATGTCGGCGGAGATGCAGAGCTCGTACGCGGATTCCGGCCACTTTGAGGACCTCACCATGTCCTCGGTGCACTCGAAGGACTCGCAGACCCAGAGTGAAGCGGGCGGCTCTACGACACCGGATGGCGAAGCGGAGGTCGGAGCCTGCGGCGCTGGCGATGGAGTCAGCAATCTGGAGAACTATGAACTGCAGCGCCAGGAGCTTATCCGCATGTACGAACATCGCATCGAGGAACTCATACGCAGTCAGGATAGCAGTACCAGCGATCTGAAGCGCTCCCACAACGACAAGGTGGAGGCGCTGCTCCAGAAGCTGGCGGAATGCAACTCCCGGTACTCGGACATGGTTCCCGACTATGAGCAGGCCAAGCAGCGGATCAGGGAGCTGGAGAAGCAGCTGGAGGATCTGCAGCGGAAGCTAATGGAGCACGAGGAGAAGCAGAACAAGATGTACCTGCACATGTATCAGCAGGGGCAAGAGGCGGAGCGCATAACAAGGGCTGATCAG GCCCTGGAACTGGCACAACGCCAGCCGGAGAACAAGGTGTCGATCAATGAGCTCCTCCACCAGCTGCAGAGCACCCAGGACGAATTGGAGAACATACGC GCATCAGAGTGTAGAATGAGGGAGTGCGGCAGTAACAATGCTCTCCTTACGGCAAAGGAGGCGATTTCTTTGTGGGTACTTGGCGCGCGTAAG ACCATCTATCGTCGCTTGCTGGAGGCCCAGAAAAATCGCACCCACGTCGATCCGGAGGTAACGCTGCAATTCCTGAAGAGCGCTATTTTCTACTTCTTAACGGATAAGGAGAACTCCCAGGGTCACCTGCAGGCCATCGAAAGCATCCTGGAGTTCACGGACGCCGAGAAGCTGAAGATAAGTGCTGCCCGTTCGCCAAA ATTGCACTCTAAAGTCGGCAAAACGATGTCGAAGTATTTAGTTCAGgctaaattccattttttgacTCTTCGTCCCAAGATAAGCCAGCGGTTTTAa